The Solanum lycopersicum chromosome 6, SLM_r2.1 genome has a window encoding:
- the LOC101247330 gene encoding RNA-binding protein 1-like: MAAGAYRKDTNTIQLEVMSPDLTPLFPEIPLNEYEAPSSPFYYDSDDEWEMMRLRSTASIEASYEHYLRTGEILSYESILSVIMGIEDVGMVPEDILPPNASSTLYVEGLPEDCTTREVAHIFRHFGGYKEVRLVPKPSIYPGANTLILCFVDFLSPLHAAAAMDALQGYKFDLGKHDSGNLLLQFARNPGARSVRSGGGNR; this comes from the exons ATGGCGGCGGGTGCTTACCGGAAGGACACCAACACTATTCAGCTGGAAGTGATGTCGCCGGATCTTACTCCTCTCTTTCCGGAAATCCCTCTCAACGAATATG aAGCTCCAAGTAGTCCTTTCTATTATGACAGTGATGATGAATGGGaaatgatgagattgagaagCACAGCTTCTATCGAAGCATCCTATGAACACTACCTCCGTACTGGG GAAATTTTGTCCTATGAGTCCATACTTAGTGTAATTATGGGCATTGAGGATGTTGGAATGGTACCAGAAGATATCCTTCCTCCAAATGCTAGCAGTACATTGTATGTAGAGGGTTTGCCTGAGGACTGTACAACAAGAGAGGTGGCAC ACATATTCCGCCATTTTGGAGGTTACAAAGAAGTTAGGCTCGTACCAAAACCATCAATATAT CCTGGAGccaataccttgattctttgcTTTGTTGATTTTCTGAGTCCGCTTCATGCAGCTGCTGCAATGGATGCCTTACAAG GTTATAAATTCGACCTTGGTAAGCATGATTCAGGAAACTTATTGTTGCAATTTGCTCGCAATCCTGGCGCGAGGTCAGTCAGGTCAGGTGGAGGGAATCGTTGA